The Strix uralensis isolate ZFMK-TIS-50842 chromosome 23, bStrUra1, whole genome shotgun sequence genome has a segment encoding these proteins:
- the FNDC10 gene encoding fibronectin type III domain-containing protein 10 translates to MPSLLPPFLALLCLGAPAPALRGPAPPAWPRRAGPEAAEEQPWCPYKVGAEGAADGRLCFRTPARGFQCAARACRAHRSPGGALVANVLRNGSVLLQWGPPRPAAGLRGFALNCSWDGTYTRFPCDSVELGAACRDYLLPEAHGSVRYRLCLQPRLAPPRPAPPAQCVEFRVEPAAMRDIVVAMTAVGGSICVMLVFICLLVAYITENLMSPALATAPRRA, encoded by the coding sequence ATGCCCAGCCTGCTGCCGCCCTTCCTCGCCCTGCTCTGCCTCGGGGCGCCGGCGCCCGCCCTGAGGGGGCCAGCACCGCCCGCCTGGCCGCGGCGGGCCGGCCCGGAGGCGGCGGAGGAGCAGCCGTGGTGCCCGTACAAGGTGGGGGCCGAGGGGGCGGCGGACGGGCGGCTCTGCTTCCGCACGCCGGCCCGCGGCTTCCAGTGCGCGGCTCGGGCCTGCCGCGCCCACCGCTCGCCGGGCGGCGCCTTGGTGGCCAACGTGCTGCGCAACGGCAGCGTGCTGCTGCAGTgggggccgccgcgccccgccgccggcctccGCGGCTTCGCGCTCAACTGCTCCTGGGACGGCACCTACACGCGCTTCCCCTGCGACAGCGTGGAGCTGGGCGCCGCCTGCCGCGACTACCTGCTGCCCGAGGCGCACGGCAGCGTGCGGTACCGCCTCTGCCTGCAGCCGCGCCTggcgccgccgcgccccgcgccgcccgcccaGTGCGTGGAGTTCCGCGTGGAGCCGGCGGCCATGCGGGACATCGTCGTCGCCATGACGGCCGTGGGGGGCTCCATCTGCGTCATGCTCGTCTTCATCTGTCTCCTGGTGGCCTACATCACCGAGAACCTCATGAGCCCGGCGCTCGccaccgccccgcgccgcgcctAG